In the Salmo trutta chromosome 33, fSalTru1.1, whole genome shotgun sequence genome, one interval contains:
- the cdkn3 gene encoding cyclin-dependent kinase inhibitor 3 isoform X1 translates to MRTSEFDSSSDEEEVCEEHLTPFQISWLPLSIVDCSLFLGICPLPGCKFKDIRRNLLRDVGELQNQGVQDVFVFCTRGELHKYRVPSLLETYRQQGLVVHHLPFPDGGTPELQQCCQILEGLQANLHNNRKTVIHCYGGLGRSGLIAACLLLQLSVSMTPNKAIEILREHRGGGAIQTVKQYNFLHEFREKYSAYQETKAVSERSVSR, encoded by the exons ATGAGGACCAGTGAGTTTGATTCATCCTCTGATGAAGAGGAAGTTTGTGAAGAGCATCTGACACCTTTCCAGATCTCCTG GTTGCCCTTGTCCATAGTGGACTGTTCTCTGTTTCTTGGAATATGTCCTTTGCCAGGGTGCAAATTCAAAGATATCAGAAGAAATTTACTGAGAGATGTTG GCGAGCTGCAGAACCAGGGGGTGCAGGATGTGTTTGTGTTCTGTACCAGAGGAGAGCTCCATAAGTACCGTGTGCCTAGCTTGCTGGAGACCTACAGGCAACAGGGGCTCGTGGTGCACCACCTGCCCTTCCCTGATGGGGGCACCCCTGAACTGCAGCAGTGCTGCCAGATACTGGAGGGACTGCAAGCCAACCTACACAACAACAGGAAGACTGTCATCCA TTGTTACGGAGGCCTGGGTCGCTCTGGACTAA TTGCTGCCTGTCTGCTGCTTCAGCTGTCCGTCTCCATGACTCCCAACAAAGCCATCGAGATCCTGAGAGAGCACAGAGGGGGTGGGGCCATTCAGACAGTCAAG CAATACAACTTCCTGCATGAGTTCCGGGAAAAATACTCTGCCTACCAAGAAACCAAAGCAGTCTCAGAGCGATCGGTGTCACGATGA
- the cdkn3 gene encoding cyclin-dependent kinase inhibitor 3 isoform X2 gives MRTSEFDSSSDEEEVCEEHLTPFQISWLPLSIVDCSLFLGICPLPGCKFKDIRRNLLRDVGELQNQGVQDVFVFCTRGELHKYRVPSLLETYRQQGLVVHHLPFPDGGTPELQQCCQILEGLQANLHNNRKTVIHCCLSAASAVRLHDSQQSHRDPERAQRGWGHSDSQAIQLPA, from the exons ATGAGGACCAGTGAGTTTGATTCATCCTCTGATGAAGAGGAAGTTTGTGAAGAGCATCTGACACCTTTCCAGATCTCCTG GTTGCCCTTGTCCATAGTGGACTGTTCTCTGTTTCTTGGAATATGTCCTTTGCCAGGGTGCAAATTCAAAGATATCAGAAGAAATTTACTGAGAGATGTTG GCGAGCTGCAGAACCAGGGGGTGCAGGATGTGTTTGTGTTCTGTACCAGAGGAGAGCTCCATAAGTACCGTGTGCCTAGCTTGCTGGAGACCTACAGGCAACAGGGGCTCGTGGTGCACCACCTGCCCTTCCCTGATGGGGGCACCCCTGAACTGCAGCAGTGCTGCCAGATACTGGAGGGACTGCAAGCCAACCTACACAACAACAGGAAGACTGTCATCCA TTGCTGCCTGTCTGCTGCTTCAGCTGTCCGTCTCCATGACTCCCAACAAAGCCATCGAGATCCTGAGAGAGCACAGAGGGGGTGGGGCCATTCAGACAGTCAAG CAATACAACTTCCTGCATGA